In Nostoc sp. GT001, a genomic segment contains:
- the dcd gene encoding dCTP deaminase has product MAQQGLISPFEPSLIRKVQKDGSVAVKHVISYGLSSYGYDIRLSSAEFRIFRHIPGTVVDPKNFNPQNLEPTALHTDANGSYFILPAHSYGLGVALEKLEVPENITVICIGKSTYARCGIIANLTPAEAAWRGHLTLEFSNSSSADCRIYANEGVVQLLFLEGEPCAISYEARQGKYQDQLEIVTLAKV; this is encoded by the coding sequence ATGGCTCAACAGGGTCTAATTTCACCCTTTGAGCCAAGTTTAATCCGAAAAGTGCAAAAAGATGGATCGGTAGCAGTTAAACATGTAATTAGCTACGGTTTATCTTCTTATGGCTACGATATACGCCTTTCTTCGGCCGAGTTCCGCATTTTTCGTCACATTCCCGGAACTGTGGTCGATCCCAAAAACTTTAATCCTCAAAATCTGGAGCCAACAGCACTGCATACCGATGCTAATGGCAGTTATTTTATTTTACCTGCTCATTCCTATGGACTTGGGGTTGCTCTAGAAAAACTAGAGGTTCCTGAGAATATTACTGTAATTTGTATTGGAAAATCTACGTATGCACGTTGTGGCATAATAGCAAACCTAACGCCTGCTGAGGCTGCATGGCGAGGTCATTTAACTTTAGAATTTTCCAATTCTTCCAGCGCAGACTGTCGCATTTACGCTAATGAAGGAGTGGTGCAATTGCTATTTTTAGAAGGCGAACCCTGCGCTATTAGTTATGAAGCAAGACAGGGTAAATATCAAGATCAGCTAGAGATTGTAACTCTAGCTAAAGTCTAA
- a CDS encoding P-loop NTPase family protein: protein MVAQLETQSINSTLTLPYPVEGLVQVFTSSHRNFFTSVMAQSLRIAGQGTPVLIVQFLKGGIRQGQDRPIQLGQNLDWIRCDLPRCIDTPHLDDTENQALQKLWQYTQQVVCESKYSLVVLDELSLAINFGLIPETEVLAFLAKRPPHVDIILTGPEMPKSLLDVADQITEIRRSYRP, encoded by the coding sequence ATGGTTGCCCAGCTAGAAACTCAAAGTATCAATTCAACCCTAACTCTACCATATCCAGTTGAAGGTCTAGTGCAAGTTTTCACTAGCTCACATCGTAACTTTTTCACGAGTGTGATGGCTCAATCACTGAGAATAGCTGGACAAGGAACGCCAGTATTAATAGTACAGTTTCTCAAAGGAGGTATCCGCCAAGGGCAAGATCGACCTATACAATTAGGACAAAATTTAGATTGGATTCGCTGTGATTTGCCTCGTTGTATCGATACACCACATTTAGACGATACAGAAAATCAAGCCTTACAAAAGCTGTGGCAGTATACACAACAAGTTGTGTGTGAGAGTAAGTATTCTCTCGTGGTGTTAGATGAGTTAAGTTTAGCGATCAACTTTGGTTTAATTCCTGAAACAGAAGTTTTAGCGTTTTTGGCAAAACGCCCTCCCCACGTCGATATTATTCTCACAGGGCCAGAGATGCCAAAATCCCTCTTAGATGTAGCAGATCAAATTACAGAAATCCGTCGGAGTTATCGACCTTAA
- a CDS encoding nucleoside monophosphate kinase has translation MRLVILGGSGSGKSTQAQRLCRYFDIPLISTGEILREAISGNQPLPEFRWLEADPRTSLSVYASLSELGYHARPYMQKGELVPDETIVELIRIRLRQPDINCDWVLEGYPRTAFQAEELDFLLDDLGQKLDWAIYLQVPEAVMVSRSLGRSLPDDQPEIVQRRVELFYDRTIPILEYYDRRRCLLTINGDQSPEMVQQNILTLLSVP, from the coding sequence GTGAGATTGGTGATTCTGGGAGGTTCAGGATCGGGAAAAAGCACTCAAGCACAAAGGCTTTGCAGATACTTTGATATTCCTCTGATTTCCACAGGTGAGATTTTACGAGAAGCAATATCTGGCAATCAGCCCCTACCGGAATTTCGATGGTTGGAAGCCGATCCCCGGACTTCTCTTTCGGTTTACGCTAGCTTGAGTGAACTAGGCTACCACGCACGGCCTTACATGCAAAAAGGGGAGTTAGTTCCAGACGAAACGATCGTTGAATTGATCCGAATTCGCCTCAGACAACCAGATATTAATTGCGATTGGGTGTTAGAAGGCTATCCCCGTACTGCCTTCCAAGCTGAAGAATTAGATTTTTTATTGGATGATTTAGGGCAAAAGCTAGATTGGGCAATTTATCTCCAAGTCCCGGAAGCAGTTATGGTTAGTCGATCCTTGGGGCGATCGCTACCAGATGACCAACCAGAAATCGTGCAGCGCCGTGTAGAATTATTCTACGATCGCACCATTCCCATCCTAGAATATTACGACCGTCGTCGCTGCTTATTGACCATCAACGGCGACCAATCGCCAGAAATGGTACAGCAAAATATTTTGACTCTGCTTTCAGTTCCTTGA
- the rph gene encoding ribonuclease PH translates to MAWQRPDGRIPYELRPISFHPSFTRFAPGSVLARCGDTQVLCTVSVNKGVPKFLEGTGKGWLTAEYRMLPSATQKRQERELLKLSGRTQEIQRLIGRSLRAAVDFEALGERTLTVDADVLQADAGTRTTAITGSFVALAHAISKLLQEGVLERSPLCGQVAAVSVGLLEGEPFLDLDYIEDVAATVDFNVVMNQHLGIIEVQGTAEEGSFSRTQLDQLLDIAQKGIQELLIAQREAIPNWETLLVIN, encoded by the coding sequence ATGGCTTGGCAGCGTCCTGACGGTCGGATTCCCTACGAACTACGTCCGATTAGCTTTCACCCCAGTTTCACCCGCTTTGCCCCCGGTTCTGTTCTCGCAAGATGCGGTGATACTCAGGTACTTTGTACTGTTAGCGTTAATAAGGGAGTTCCGAAGTTTCTTGAAGGAACTGGTAAAGGCTGGCTAACTGCTGAGTACCGAATGCTACCATCTGCTACACAAAAACGCCAAGAAAGGGAATTATTGAAATTATCTGGACGGACGCAAGAAATTCAGCGTTTAATTGGCCGCAGCTTACGCGCAGCAGTGGATTTTGAGGCACTGGGAGAACGCACGCTGACTGTAGATGCTGATGTGTTGCAAGCAGATGCCGGAACTCGGACAACAGCCATTACAGGCTCGTTTGTGGCCTTGGCTCATGCAATTTCTAAATTATTGCAAGAAGGCGTGTTGGAGCGATCGCCTTTGTGTGGACAGGTAGCGGCAGTTTCCGTAGGATTACTGGAGGGAGAGCCATTTTTGGATCTAGATTATATCGAAGATGTGGCTGCAACAGTAGATTTTAATGTGGTGATGAATCAACATCTGGGAATCATTGAAGTCCAAGGAACAGCCGAAGAAGGCAGCTTTAGCCGTACTCAGCTGGATCAACTGCTAGATATTGCCCAAAAAGGAATTCAGGAATTGTTAATTGCCCAACGTGAAGCGATCCCTAACTGGGAAACGTTGTTGGTGATTAATTAG
- the pgl gene encoding 6-phosphogluconolactonase: MNKTVEVLPDQLALVARALELILSKLETAIEQRGRFTIALSGGSTPKPLYEAIATQKLPWDKIHIFWGDERYVPPDHPDSNELMTRRAWLDRIDIPAANIHPVPTLEANPELAAAKYEQHLKEFFNSSGVEFPPLDVVLLGMGDDAHTASLFPHTEALKVRDRLVTVGNKDGNPRISFTYPFINSARSVIFLVAGANKRPALAQVFAPVADDFTYPSRLIKPQGELWWLLDAAAGLELQH; this comes from the coding sequence ATGAACAAAACCGTTGAAGTTCTACCGGATCAGCTGGCGCTGGTTGCACGAGCGCTAGAATTAATTCTGTCCAAGTTAGAAACTGCCATTGAGCAGCGGGGGCGGTTTACCATCGCCTTGTCTGGTGGCAGTACACCTAAACCGTTATACGAAGCGATCGCTACTCAAAAACTACCTTGGGATAAAATTCATATATTCTGGGGGGATGAGCGTTACGTACCACCAGATCACCCCGATAGCAATGAACTGATGACGCGTCGTGCGTGGCTAGATCGCATTGACATCCCAGCGGCTAACATTCACCCCGTACCAACTTTAGAAGCCAATCCAGAACTGGCTGCTGCCAAGTATGAACAACATCTCAAAGAATTTTTCAATTCTTCTGGGGTCGAGTTTCCCCCCTTGGATGTAGTATTACTAGGAATGGGTGATGATGCACACACCGCATCTTTGTTTCCCCACACAGAAGCTCTTAAAGTACGCGATCGCCTTGTGACTGTGGGTAACAAAGACGGAAACCCCAGGATAAGTTTCACATACCCCTTCATCAACTCTGCTCGTAGCGTGATTTTTCTGGTTGCTGGTGCTAATAAACGACCAGCTTTAGCGCAAGTCTTTGCACCTGTAGCCGATGACTTTACTTACCCATCCCGCTTAATTAAGCCCCAAGGAGAACTTTGGTGGCTGCTGGATGCGGCAGCAGGTTTGGAACTTCAACATTGA
- a CDS encoding FHA domain-containing protein has translation MIVCPNCNHPNPDGAVQCEACYTPLPATTNCPSCGATVQADAAFCGQCGYNLHSAGVPHVHPAVATTVTPDIPVEVPALVPPDPLLELLQPDALGMSGSTNSHPPESSLPPTEMAVPPEPTPQMPIAESSPQEAVSTVVAQPVVSGQSSIPTPPPVEPAPASEAEVPPPAAPAPTATAARTQLQQVTARLLHVQSDRLIELPQNFSVIHIGKPNDRIPPDIDVSGFPNSEIVSRIHADIRVEGDAHYVEDVGSSNGTYINNLPLLPGNRHRLRPGDRISLGKGDLMTFLFQLA, from the coding sequence ATGATCGTCTGCCCTAATTGCAATCATCCCAATCCTGATGGCGCTGTCCAGTGTGAAGCTTGCTATACACCATTACCTGCGACTACTAATTGTCCCAGTTGTGGGGCAACTGTGCAGGCAGATGCTGCATTCTGCGGTCAGTGTGGCTATAACCTTCACTCAGCAGGAGTTCCACACGTTCATCCCGCAGTAGCTACAACAGTTACTCCCGATATTCCTGTGGAAGTGCCAGCGTTAGTTCCACCCGATCCATTGTTAGAACTTTTACAACCAGATGCTTTGGGAATGAGCGGTTCTACTAACTCCCATCCTCCCGAATCATCTTTACCACCAACAGAGATGGCAGTTCCCCCAGAACCTACGCCACAGATGCCTATTGCAGAAAGCAGCCCTCAAGAAGCTGTGTCAACCGTTGTAGCTCAACCCGTAGTCTCTGGACAAAGTAGTATTCCGACTCCACCACCTGTGGAACCAGCACCAGCCTCCGAAGCCGAAGTACCCCCGCCAGCAGCACCAGCACCAACTGCAACTGCTGCCAGAACGCAATTGCAGCAGGTTACAGCGCGGTTACTCCACGTTCAAAGCGATCGCTTAATTGAATTGCCGCAAAATTTCTCTGTGATTCATATCGGCAAGCCTAATGACCGGATTCCTCCAGATATAGATGTTTCAGGATTTCCCAATTCCGAAATTGTCTCGCGGATTCATGCAGATATTCGCGTCGAGGGAGATGCCCATTATGTAGAGGATGTGGGAAGTTCTAATGGCACTTACATCAATAATTTGCCACTTTTACCAGGGAACCGTCATCGCTTGCGACCAGGCGATCGCATCAGCTTGGGTAAAGGAGACTTAATGACATTCCTCTTTCAACTTGCTTAA
- a CDS encoding M50 family metallopeptidase, whose translation MREPSKNFETLLTKEAPPVVERMGLTWLVAAAIATALLWQVPGGDYILYPFTILATWFHEMGHGLMALLLGGQFQKLEIFSNGSGVATYGLRSSLGPISPAIIAAAGPMGPPFAGAALILASRSFTAASLSLKILGSFLLFSTLIWVRSWFGLVAIPLLGLIILGISLKAPRWAQGFVIQFLGVQACVSTYHQLDYLFSSSAGSLGISDTAQMQRYLLLPYWFWGGLMAIASLVILIQSLRVAYRSE comes from the coding sequence ATGAGGGAACCTAGTAAAAATTTTGAAACCTTGCTTACCAAAGAAGCCCCGCCAGTTGTTGAACGTATGGGGCTAACCTGGCTAGTTGCAGCAGCGATCGCAACTGCTTTACTGTGGCAAGTACCAGGAGGGGATTATATCTTATACCCATTTACAATTCTGGCAACTTGGTTTCATGAAATGGGTCACGGCTTAATGGCACTCCTATTAGGAGGACAGTTTCAGAAATTAGAGATTTTTAGCAATGGTTCCGGTGTCGCAACTTATGGACTCCGGTCGTCATTGGGGCCAATTAGTCCGGCAATAATCGCCGCAGCAGGGCCAATGGGACCGCCTTTTGCTGGTGCAGCTTTGATTCTGGCTTCCCGCAGTTTTACAGCAGCTTCTCTAAGTTTAAAAATTTTAGGCAGTTTTTTGCTGTTTTCTACATTAATTTGGGTGCGTTCCTGGTTTGGGTTGGTAGCAATTCCCTTACTAGGTTTAATAATCTTGGGTATTTCCCTGAAAGCACCTCGCTGGGCGCAAGGGTTTGTCATTCAATTTTTGGGTGTACAAGCTTGTGTAAGTACGTACCATCAACTCGATTATCTATTTAGTAGTTCTGCTGGTTCCCTTGGAATTTCTGATACAGCGCAAATGCAGCGATATTTGCTTTTACCTTACTGGTTTTGGGGCGGGTTAATGGCGATCGCATCTCTGGTGATTTTAATCCAAAGTCTCCGTGTTGCTTATCGTTCTGAGTAA
- the rnhA gene encoding ribonuclease HI: MSTQPIIQSIYTDGACTDNPSPGGWGVVVYFSDGSIHEMGDASPHTTNNKMEMQAAIAALQFLQTSQQAQPITLHTDSEYLINCVTKWVKGWKNKGWKKSDGKPVQNQDLLEILDELNTQQVKWQYVRGHSGNIGNERCDAIARTYASGKTPSLQKLSSTDFYKSLPSKNELNVAKVADYEKNSRITNQSPQEISTSAPEITVMEPSTGPTAAVTDEKPPEMRVSQLRSLVETLRIADEISEKGYLITSSELADLMDVHASAVTSRGDQWRWRNWIVSRVRREGNQILWELERGDKVGGEEE; this comes from the coding sequence ATGTCCACCCAACCCATAATTCAAAGCATATACACCGATGGTGCTTGCACCGACAATCCTAGCCCTGGCGGTTGGGGTGTTGTCGTTTACTTCAGCGACGGCTCAATCCACGAAATGGGCGATGCATCCCCTCATACCACTAATAATAAAATGGAGATGCAAGCTGCGATCGCCGCCCTTCAATTTCTGCAAACATCTCAACAAGCCCAACCCATCACCCTTCATACCGATAGCGAATACCTGATTAACTGTGTTACCAAGTGGGTGAAAGGCTGGAAAAATAAAGGCTGGAAAAAGTCAGATGGTAAACCCGTCCAAAACCAAGACCTTTTAGAAATCTTAGATGAACTCAATACCCAACAAGTAAAATGGCAATACGTTCGGGGACATTCTGGTAACATAGGTAACGAACGTTGTGATGCGATCGCTCGCACTTATGCAAGTGGCAAAACCCCTTCCCTACAAAAATTATCTTCCACAGATTTTTATAAATCTTTACCTTCCAAAAATGAACTAAATGTAGCAAAAGTAGCTGATTATGAAAAAAACTCTAGAATAACTAACCAAAGTCCGCAAGAAATCAGTACTTCTGCACCAGAAATAACCGTTATGGAACCATCAACCGGGCCAACTGCGGCCGTAACCGATGAAAAACCTCCAGAAATGAGGGTTTCACAACTCCGCAGCTTGGTCGAAACTCTGCGTATAGCTGACGAAATTTCTGAAAAAGGCTACTTAATCACCAGTTCTGAGTTAGCAGACTTGATGGATGTCCACGCCAGCGCTGTCACCAGTCGTGGAGATCAATGGCGCTGGCGAAACTGGATAGTGTCACGGGTACGCCGTGAAGGAAATCAAATTCTTTGGGAATTGGAACGCGGGGATAAAGTAGGAGGGGAAGAGGAGTAG
- the cruG gene encoding 2'-O-glycosyltransferase CruG, with the protein MIVESAISLLLLLIQVPATAILFSRLLKGPRRHPPIEPQQPTPELLGKVSIVVPTLNEALRISPLLAGLSQQSYEVREIMVVDSKSSDGTPDLVKASQQKDPRFRVITDDPLPSGWVGRPWALHNGFLYSSEASQWFLGLDADIQPHPGLVAGLVKTAEAQGYDLVSLSPQFILKYPGECWLQSALLMTLLYRFDPAGINTEQPERVMANGQCFLCRRSVLAAVGGYSSARSSFCDDVTLARNIAIQGYKVGFLDGAKVLKVRMYEGAMETWKEWGRSLDLKDATSRSQLWGDLWLLTSVQGLPLLIVLTFLLISPPLSYSPTPPLLLLGLNLFLLVIRFAMLIAIAPSYDRTNAKAGWLFWVSPLADPLAVLRIFLSAFRTPREWRGRKYI; encoded by the coding sequence TTGATAGTAGAAAGCGCCATTTCTCTTTTATTGCTACTTATCCAAGTACCAGCAACGGCGATTCTGTTTTCGCGCTTGTTGAAGGGGCCAAGACGCCATCCTCCAATAGAACCACAACAGCCGACACCGGAGCTTTTGGGTAAGGTTAGCATCGTTGTTCCCACACTGAACGAAGCGCTTCGCATTAGCCCTCTGTTGGCTGGTTTAAGTCAGCAAAGCTATGAAGTTCGAGAAATTATGGTTGTAGACAGTAAATCGAGTGATGGAACGCCCGATTTAGTCAAAGCCTCACAGCAGAAAGATCCGCGCTTTCGCGTGATAACAGATGATCCCTTACCCTCTGGTTGGGTGGGGCGTCCTTGGGCGTTGCATAACGGTTTTCTATATAGCTCAGAGGCTAGTCAGTGGTTCTTGGGGCTGGATGCTGATATCCAACCGCATCCTGGTTTAGTTGCTGGTTTGGTGAAAACGGCCGAAGCACAAGGCTATGATTTGGTTTCTCTTTCACCCCAATTCATCCTCAAATATCCTGGGGAGTGTTGGCTACAATCGGCTTTGTTAATGACTTTGCTTTACCGATTTGACCCAGCGGGGATCAATACAGAGCAACCAGAACGAGTAATGGCAAATGGGCAGTGTTTTTTGTGTCGTCGCTCCGTTTTAGCTGCTGTAGGTGGTTATAGCAGTGCCAGAAGTTCTTTTTGTGATGATGTCACGTTGGCACGCAACATTGCTATCCAAGGTTATAAGGTGGGCTTTTTAGATGGCGCAAAAGTGTTGAAGGTACGAATGTATGAAGGGGCGATGGAGACGTGGAAAGAATGGGGGCGGAGTCTCGACCTCAAAGATGCAACTTCTCGCTCTCAGTTGTGGGGAGATTTATGGCTACTCACATCTGTTCAAGGTCTACCCCTTTTAATTGTCCTGACTTTTTTGTTGATTTCTCCCCCACTCTCATATTCGCCCACTCCCCCACTTCTGCTGCTGGGACTGAATTTATTCCTGTTGGTGATTCGCTTTGCGATGCTAATAGCGATCGCACCTTCCTATGATCGCACAAACGCTAAAGCAGGCTGGTTATTTTGGGTTTCCCCTTTGGCCGATCCCTTAGCTGTACTGCGAATCTTTTTATCTGCATTCCGCACCCCACGCGAGTGGCGAGGACGCAAGTATATTTAG
- the cruF gene encoding gamma-carotene 1'-hydroxylase CruF, producing MRQLIIAERVCLIGHIASKAFGLVGMLLVVPNAEIIFNLSQVGETAVQLSMAGGGVVDIILGTVAVSIYAYRTLGLGTWLAFMLQAMFISLGSELLGTSTGFPFGDYSYLSGLGYKIGGLVPFTIPLSWFYVGLSSYLIARTGLKVAQKPSWGRHIAAIAVGALLFTCWDFALEPAMSQTSLPFWYWEQPGAFFGTPYQNYVGWFGTSALFMSVAGLLWRNTSIKLERSQLNLPLVVYLTNFAFAAGLSLAAGFSIPVLLGLLLGVIPAVVLWSRSSTTLAQVTVEPVTKEVSVAKVEVALK from the coding sequence ATGAGACAACTTATTATTGCTGAACGCGTATGCCTCATTGGTCATATCGCGTCAAAAGCCTTTGGACTGGTAGGGATGCTACTGGTAGTACCTAATGCCGAAATAATTTTCAACTTATCGCAGGTAGGAGAAACTGCCGTACAGTTAAGTATGGCTGGCGGCGGTGTAGTTGATATCATCTTAGGGACAGTAGCTGTCTCTATTTATGCCTACCGGACGTTGGGATTAGGAACTTGGCTAGCATTTATGCTACAAGCTATGTTTATCTCTTTGGGAAGTGAACTACTGGGAACTAGTACAGGGTTTCCATTTGGTGATTATAGCTACTTGAGTGGCTTGGGTTATAAGATTGGAGGGCTAGTTCCTTTCACAATTCCTTTATCTTGGTTTTATGTTGGGCTGTCGTCTTACTTAATTGCGAGAACTGGTTTGAAAGTGGCTCAAAAACCCAGTTGGGGTCGCCATATTGCTGCGATAGCCGTTGGTGCTTTGCTCTTCACTTGCTGGGACTTTGCCCTTGAACCAGCTATGAGTCAAACTTCTCTGCCCTTCTGGTATTGGGAACAACCAGGAGCTTTCTTTGGAACACCTTACCAGAACTATGTAGGTTGGTTTGGTACTAGCGCTCTGTTTATGAGTGTGGCAGGATTATTGTGGAGAAATACCTCGATTAAACTAGAGCGATCGCAACTCAATCTGCCATTAGTCGTTTATTTAACTAACTTTGCATTCGCCGCCGGACTAAGCTTGGCAGCTGGATTTTCTATCCCTGTGTTACTTGGCTTATTGCTAGGTGTGATTCCGGCTGTGGTGCTGTGGTCAAGGAGTTCAACCACACTGGCTCAAGTTACTGTTGAACCAGTAACCAAAGAAGTATCAGTAGCAAAGGTTGAAGTTGCCTTGAAATAA
- a CDS encoding MlaE family lipid ABC transporter permease subunit encodes MQPKTKFEQSGITRCFAAILLFGQVWLHLLQGKTYYRKILQHLVTAGPGSISPVLLVSGFAGMIFTIQTARELVRFGAVDAVGGAFALAFCRELAPILTASIMAGQVGSAFAAEIGAMRVTEQIDALYMLKTDPIDYLVLPRVIACCLMVPLMTILALVTGIIGGVFAASKFYQIIPETFLESVRNFLEPSDLFIILLKGFIFGVLVAVIGCSWGLTTRGGAKEVGESATKAVVTSWVSIFIMDFFLSLMLFEHPAF; translated from the coding sequence TTGCAACCAAAAACAAAATTTGAGCAATCTGGGATTACACGCTGTTTCGCAGCAATACTGCTCTTTGGTCAAGTGTGGCTACATTTACTCCAAGGGAAAACCTACTATCGCAAGATTTTGCAACATCTTGTTACCGCTGGACCAGGTTCTATCTCTCCAGTTCTCCTTGTCAGCGGTTTTGCAGGAATGATTTTTACTATTCAAACGGCGAGGGAATTAGTAAGATTTGGCGCTGTTGATGCAGTGGGAGGTGCTTTTGCCTTAGCTTTTTGTAGAGAATTAGCTCCAATTTTGACCGCTAGTATTATGGCGGGACAAGTAGGTTCTGCTTTTGCAGCAGAAATAGGTGCAATGAGAGTTACCGAGCAAATTGATGCACTTTATATGCTCAAAACCGATCCAATTGATTATCTAGTACTTCCTAGAGTAATTGCTTGTTGTTTGATGGTGCCTTTGATGACGATTTTGGCTTTAGTTACAGGCATCATTGGCGGAGTTTTTGCCGCATCAAAGTTCTACCAAATTATTCCCGAAACATTTTTAGAATCAGTCAGAAATTTTTTAGAACCGTCAGATTTGTTTATTATTTTGCTAAAAGGGTTTATTTTTGGAGTGCTGGTTGCTGTCATTGGCTGTAGTTGGGGTTTAACTACGAGAGGGGGAGCAAAGGAAGTAGGAGAATCGGCAACAAAAGCAGTTGTTACTAGTTGGGTATCAATTTTTATTATGGATTTTTTCCTATCTCTAATGCTGTTTGAACACCCTGCATTTTGA
- a CDS encoding DUF4231 domain-containing protein has product MPEESQIVNLNKQDSEKDSTNIFPRPLSQKQKESIEECERLIQHFKKEALEQKRWFQGLKYSSIFLAATVTILSAIAASKKIEQLNWAVPIISGLATLSTTLLTQTASQKVWVHSRGVEQKLQVEKFLYLQAAGVYSQITNEEEKICQFSNRIMEIWSQGHETWENNVADGINRKSN; this is encoded by the coding sequence ATGCCAGAAGAAAGTCAGATAGTTAACCTCAACAAGCAGGATAGTGAGAAAGACTCAACAAATATATTCCCACGACCTTTATCACAAAAACAGAAGGAATCCATTGAGGAATGCGAACGCCTGATCCAGCATTTTAAAAAGGAAGCTCTTGAACAAAAACGTTGGTTTCAGGGACTCAAATATTCAAGTATTTTTCTTGCTGCAACTGTAACTATTCTTTCTGCGATCGCTGCAAGTAAAAAGATTGAGCAATTAAATTGGGCTGTTCCGATTATTAGTGGGCTTGCTACTCTCTCTACCACATTGTTAACTCAAACAGCCTCTCAGAAAGTTTGGGTACATTCACGAGGGGTAGAACAAAAGCTACAAGTAGAAAAGTTTTTATATTTACAAGCTGCTGGTGTTTATTCACAAATAACAAATGAAGAGGAAAAAATTTGTCAATTTTCCAATCGAATAATGGAGATATGGTCACAAGGTCATGAGACTTGGGAGAACAATGTAGCTGATGGAATAAATAGAAAAAGTAATTAA
- a CDS encoding alanine--glyoxylate aminotransferase family protein, with translation MTQTISINDSGRLQLTPLEIPSRLLLGLGPSNAHPTVLQAMNTSPVGHLDPTFLALMDEIQSLLRYVWQTENSLTIAVSGTGTAAMEATIANAVEPGDVVLIGVAGYFGNRLVDMAGRYGADVRTITKPWGQVFNLDELQTALKIHRPAILALVHAETSTGARQPLEGVADLCREFGTLLLVDTVTSLGGVPLFLDAWGVDLAYSCSQKGLGCSPGASPFTMSSRAFEKLQQRQTKVANWYLDMLLLGKYWGAERTYHHTAPINLYYALREALRLLAEEGLANSWQRHQKNVEYLWEGLENLGLSMHVEQEYRLPTLTTVRIPEGVDGKAIARQLLNEHNIEIGGGLGELAGKVWRVGLMGFNSRKESVDQLLAALRQVLPK, from the coding sequence ATGACGCAAACAATTTCAATTAACGACTCTGGGCGCTTGCAACTCACGCCGCTAGAAATCCCATCTCGTCTGCTGTTGGGGCTAGGGCCATCTAATGCCCACCCCACAGTTCTCCAAGCGATGAATACTTCACCCGTTGGGCATCTTGACCCAACTTTTCTCGCACTCATGGATGAAATTCAGTCGTTGCTACGGTACGTATGGCAAACAGAAAACTCACTTACCATTGCAGTCAGCGGTACGGGAACAGCTGCAATGGAAGCAACCATCGCCAATGCTGTAGAACCTGGTGATGTAGTTTTAATTGGTGTAGCTGGTTACTTTGGTAATCGCCTCGTGGATATGGCTGGACGTTATGGCGCTGATGTGCGAACCATTACCAAACCTTGGGGACAAGTTTTTAACTTGGATGAACTCCAAACTGCCTTAAAAATTCATCGTCCTGCTATCTTAGCTCTAGTTCATGCCGAAACTTCCACTGGCGCACGTCAACCGTTGGAAGGGGTCGCTGATTTGTGTCGTGAATTTGGCACTTTGTTATTAGTGGATACGGTGACAAGTTTGGGCGGTGTCCCTTTGTTTTTGGATGCTTGGGGAGTTGACTTAGCCTATAGTTGTAGCCAAAAAGGGTTAGGTTGCTCGCCTGGTGCTTCTCCTTTTACAATGAGTTCGCGTGCTTTTGAGAAATTGCAACAGCGGCAAACGAAAGTTGCAAACTGGTATTTAGATATGTTGTTGCTGGGCAAGTATTGGGGCGCTGAACGCACCTATCACCACACAGCACCCATTAATTTATACTATGCATTGCGGGAAGCACTGCGTTTGCTTGCAGAAGAAGGATTAGCAAATTCCTGGCAGCGGCATCAAAAGAACGTAGAATATCTCTGGGAAGGTTTAGAGAATTTAGGACTAAGTATGCACGTTGAGCAAGAGTATAGATTGCCAACGCTCACCACTGTACGCATTCCAGAAGGGGTAGATGGTAAAGCGATCGCTCGGCAATTACTCAATGAACATAATATTGAAATTGGCGGTGGTCTTGGCGAACTGGCTGGTAAAGTTTGGCGCGTCGGATTGATGGGCTTTAATAGTCGAAAGGAAAGCGTTGACCAACTCTTAGCAGCACTACGGCAGGTTTTACCTAAGTAG